From Myxococcus stipitatus, the proteins below share one genomic window:
- the guaB gene encoding IMP dehydrogenase, which yields MLNPEIRLALTFDDVLLVPAESAVVPKDADLTTRLTRNLRLNIPLLSAAMDTVTEARTAIAMAQEGGIGVIHKNMTPEQQALEVLKVKKFESGMVVDPVTIDPEAPLGRAIDLMRQHGVSGIPVVKGRRLVGIVTSRDVRFETNLTQKVEAVMTRKLVTGREGISQGDAQKLLHEHRIEKLLVVNDEFELRGLITIKDIEKRRTHPNAAKDAKGRLLCAAAVGVSADREARVDALVKAGVDVIVVDTAHGHSRGVVDGVRDTKKNFQGFELIAGNVATAEATRALIQAGVDAVKVGIGPGSICTTRVVAGVGVPQVTAVDDCSREADKYDIPIISDGGIKYSGDIVKALAAGASTVMIGSLFAGTEEAPGDVILYQGRSYKSYRGMGSLGAMKQGAKDRYFQSDVEAVKLVPEGIEGRVPYKGTLAMNVHQMLGGIRSGMGYVGCGSIEALRKSAQFVRITSAGLKESHVHDVIITEEAPNYRVE from the coding sequence ATGCTGAACCCCGAAATCCGGCTCGCACTCACCTTCGATGACGTGCTGCTGGTGCCCGCCGAGAGCGCGGTCGTCCCCAAGGATGCCGACCTGACGACGCGCCTGACCCGCAACCTGCGCCTCAACATCCCGCTGTTGTCGGCGGCCATGGACACGGTGACGGAGGCGCGCACCGCCATCGCGATGGCGCAGGAGGGCGGCATCGGCGTCATCCACAAGAACATGACGCCGGAGCAGCAGGCGCTCGAGGTCCTCAAGGTCAAGAAGTTCGAGAGCGGCATGGTGGTGGACCCCGTCACCATCGACCCGGAGGCCCCGCTGGGCCGCGCCATCGACCTGATGCGCCAGCACGGCGTGTCCGGCATCCCCGTGGTGAAGGGCCGCCGGCTGGTGGGCATCGTCACCAGCCGCGACGTGCGCTTCGAGACCAACCTCACCCAGAAGGTGGAGGCGGTGATGACGCGCAAGCTCGTCACCGGGCGCGAGGGCATCTCCCAGGGCGACGCGCAGAAGCTGCTCCACGAGCACCGCATCGAGAAGCTGCTCGTCGTCAACGACGAGTTCGAGCTGCGCGGCCTCATCACCATCAAGGACATCGAGAAGCGCCGCACGCACCCCAACGCGGCCAAGGACGCCAAGGGCCGCCTGCTGTGCGCCGCCGCCGTGGGTGTGTCCGCGGACCGCGAGGCGCGCGTGGACGCGCTGGTGAAGGCGGGCGTGGACGTCATCGTCGTGGACACGGCGCACGGCCACTCGCGCGGCGTGGTGGACGGCGTGCGCGACACGAAGAAGAACTTCCAGGGCTTCGAGCTCATCGCCGGCAACGTGGCCACGGCGGAGGCCACGCGCGCGCTCATCCAGGCGGGCGTGGACGCGGTGAAGGTGGGCATCGGCCCCGGCTCCATCTGCACCACCCGCGTGGTGGCGGGCGTGGGCGTGCCGCAGGTGACGGCGGTGGACGACTGCAGCCGCGAGGCGGACAAGTACGACATCCCCATCATCTCCGACGGCGGCATCAAGTACTCGGGCGACATCGTCAAGGCGCTCGCGGCGGGCGCGAGCACGGTGATGATCGGCTCGCTCTTCGCGGGCACCGAGGAGGCCCCGGGCGACGTCATCCTGTACCAGGGCCGCAGCTACAAGAGCTACCGGGGCATGGGCAGCCTGGGCGCCATGAAGCAGGGGGCCAAGGACCGCTACTTCCAGTCGGACGTGGAGGCGGTGAAGCTCGTCCCCGAGGGCATCGAGGGCCGCGTGCCGTACAAGGGCACGCTCGCCATGAACGTGCACCAGATGCTGGGCGGCATCCGCAGCGGCATGGGCTACGTGGGCTGCGGGAGCATCGAGGCGCTGCGCAAGAGCGCCCAGTTCGTGCGCATCACGTCGGCGGGCCTCAAGGAGAGCCACGTGCACGACGTCATCATCACCGAGGAGGCGCCCAACTACCGCGTGGAGTAG
- the guaA gene encoding glutamine-hydrolyzing GMP synthase — protein sequence MDLHAEKILILDFGSQYTQLIARRVRELGVYCEIHRPDLPKEDIRRFAPRGIILSGGPASVEAPDSPRCDPFVFEAGVPVLGICYGLQLTAKLLGGRIDRTAHREFGNAEVEVLAARGPFSEFRPGDRVQVWMSHGDRVEQLPPGFEAIGRSGNSPYAAAAHESKPFYGFQFHPEVVHTPQGKAMLRAFLFNDCKVSGSWTMKGFIEEAVATIRKQVGEHGRVICALSGGVDSSVAALLLHRAIGPRLQCIFVDNGVLRQGERAQVEALFVDRFHVPLKTVDARARFLEKLAGVTDPEKKRKIIGREFIAVFEEAARDIQDAEFLAQGTLYPDVIESVSYKGPSVTIKSHHNVGGLPEQMKLKLVEPLRELFKDEVRALGRELGLPEEMVSRQPFPGPGLAIRVLGEVTEARLELVRRADAIVQEEIRAAGLYKELWQAFAVLLPVQSVGVMGDERTYESTCVLRAVTSVDGMTADWARLPYPVLERISTRITNEVRGINRVAYDVSSKPPATIEWE from the coding sequence GTGGACCTGCACGCCGAGAAGATCCTGATCCTTGATTTCGGGAGTCAGTACACCCAGCTCATCGCCCGTCGGGTGCGCGAGCTGGGCGTCTACTGCGAAATCCACCGCCCGGACCTCCCGAAGGAGGACATCCGGCGCTTCGCCCCTCGGGGCATCATCCTTTCGGGGGGCCCGGCATCCGTCGAGGCGCCCGACTCCCCCCGGTGCGACCCCTTCGTCTTCGAGGCGGGCGTCCCGGTGCTGGGCATCTGCTATGGGCTCCAACTCACGGCCAAGCTGCTGGGGGGGCGCATCGACCGGACGGCCCACCGGGAGTTCGGGAACGCGGAGGTGGAGGTGCTGGCCGCCCGGGGGCCCTTCTCGGAGTTCCGTCCGGGGGACCGGGTCCAGGTGTGGATGAGCCACGGGGACCGGGTCGAGCAGCTGCCGCCGGGCTTCGAGGCCATCGGTCGCTCGGGCAACTCGCCCTATGCGGCGGCCGCCCACGAGAGCAAGCCCTTCTACGGCTTCCAGTTCCACCCCGAGGTGGTCCACACGCCGCAGGGCAAGGCCATGCTGCGCGCCTTCCTCTTCAACGACTGCAAGGTCAGCGGCTCCTGGACGATGAAGGGCTTCATCGAGGAGGCCGTCGCGACCATCCGCAAGCAGGTCGGTGAGCACGGGCGGGTCATCTGCGCGCTGTCGGGAGGCGTGGACAGCTCCGTGGCCGCGCTGCTGCTGCACCGGGCCATCGGGCCCCGGCTGCAGTGCATCTTCGTGGACAACGGGGTGCTGCGGCAGGGCGAGCGCGCCCAGGTGGAGGCGCTCTTCGTGGACCGCTTCCACGTGCCGCTGAAGACGGTGGATGCCCGGGCGCGCTTCCTGGAGAAGCTGGCCGGCGTCACGGACCCGGAGAAGAAGCGGAAGATCATCGGCCGCGAGTTCATCGCGGTGTTCGAGGAGGCCGCCCGGGACATCCAGGACGCGGAGTTCCTGGCCCAGGGGACGCTCTACCCGGACGTCATCGAGTCCGTGTCGTACAAGGGCCCGTCGGTCACCATCAAGAGCCACCACAACGTGGGCGGCCTGCCGGAGCAGATGAAGCTCAAGTTGGTGGAGCCGCTGCGCGAGCTGTTCAAGGACGAGGTCCGCGCGCTCGGCCGCGAGCTGGGGCTGCCGGAGGAGATGGTGTCCCGCCAGCCGTTCCCGGGGCCGGGCCTGGCCATCCGTGTGCTGGGCGAGGTGACGGAGGCGCGGCTGGAGCTGGTGCGCCGCGCGGACGCCATCGTGCAGGAGGAGATTCGCGCGGCCGGGCTCTACAAGGAGCTGTGGCAGGCGTTCGCGGTGCTGCTGCCCGTGCAGAGCGTGGGCGTCATGGGCGACGAGCGCACCTACGAGTCGACGTGCGTCCTGCGCGCCGTCACCAGCGTGGACGGCATGACGGCCGACTGGGCCCGGCTGCCGTACCCCGTGCTGGAGCGCATCTCCACGCGCATCACCAACGAGGTGCGCGGCATCAACCGCGTCGCCTACGACGTGTCGTCCAAGCCCCCCGCGACCATCGAGTGGGAGTAG
- a CDS encoding S46 family peptidase: MKRLFLIATLVGAAPALADEGMWTYNNFPSAKVKEKYGFEPTQAWLDKVRLSSARLAGGCSASFVSPDGLVMTNHHCARGCIEQLSGPKKDYIANGFYAKTQAEETQCPAMEINRLEQITDVTDALNQATQGLSGKQYSETLKAKMAALEQECSAGDAKVRCDVVTLYQGGKYNLYKYRRFQDVRLVMAPEHAIAFFGGDPDNFEFPRWDLDVTFLRVYQDGQPAKTENYFKWSDKSAKEGDLTFVSGHPGRTSRGLTIAELEYQRDIAMPKSLFMMSELRGLITEFQKKGPEQKRISTNLLFGVENSLKAFKGRLEALQDKKFFAQKVAAEQELRKKVDANPEMKKKYGAAWDEIAKAQVELANIRKDLSFMEQNQGLSSSLFGIAKTLVRASEELPKENGQRLREFNQANLPALQAQLLSPAPIYPELEITRLTFGLTKMREELGSNHPFVKKVLGKESPEKLATRLVKGSKLCVIKDVKGSKVCDVSVRKALFDGGKAAIAASKDPMIQMALLVDADTRAVRKNYEENVEAVIRKNSELVAKAKFEVYGTNQYPDATFTLRLSYGAVKGYMEDGKKVEPITQMAGTFDHATGEEPFALPASWLKSEKLLDGSTAMNMVTTNDIIGGNSGSPMINKDAEVVGLVFDGNIQSLGGEYGFDESVNRTVAVHSDAIIESLKKIYGANRVLEELRPGSTQVPPVKTTPAK; encoded by the coding sequence ATGAAGCGTTTGTTCCTGATCGCCACCCTCGTCGGTGCGGCGCCCGCGCTCGCCGACGAAGGCATGTGGACCTACAACAACTTCCCGTCCGCGAAGGTGAAGGAGAAGTACGGGTTCGAGCCGACGCAGGCGTGGCTCGACAAGGTGCGCCTGTCCTCCGCGCGCCTCGCGGGTGGCTGTTCCGCCAGCTTCGTCTCTCCGGACGGCCTGGTGATGACCAACCACCACTGCGCCCGTGGCTGTATCGAGCAGCTCTCCGGTCCGAAGAAGGACTACATCGCCAACGGCTTCTACGCGAAGACCCAGGCCGAGGAGACGCAGTGCCCGGCGATGGAGATCAACCGCCTGGAGCAGATCACCGACGTCACGGACGCGCTCAACCAGGCGACCCAGGGTCTGTCGGGCAAGCAGTACAGCGAGACGCTGAAGGCGAAGATGGCGGCGCTGGAGCAGGAGTGCTCCGCGGGTGACGCCAAGGTCCGCTGCGACGTCGTGACGCTGTACCAGGGCGGCAAGTACAACCTCTACAAGTACCGCCGGTTCCAGGACGTGCGCCTGGTCATGGCGCCCGAGCACGCCATCGCCTTCTTCGGTGGCGACCCGGACAACTTCGAGTTCCCCCGCTGGGACCTGGACGTGACGTTCCTGCGCGTCTACCAGGACGGCCAGCCGGCGAAGACGGAGAACTACTTCAAGTGGTCCGACAAGAGCGCCAAGGAGGGTGACCTCACCTTCGTGTCCGGCCACCCGGGCCGCACCTCGCGCGGCCTGACCATCGCGGAGCTGGAGTACCAGCGCGACATCGCGATGCCCAAGTCGCTGTTCATGATGTCCGAGCTGCGCGGCCTCATCACCGAGTTCCAGAAGAAGGGCCCGGAGCAGAAGCGCATCTCCACCAACCTGCTGTTCGGCGTGGAGAACTCGCTCAAGGCGTTCAAGGGCCGCCTGGAGGCGCTGCAGGACAAGAAGTTCTTCGCGCAGAAGGTCGCCGCCGAGCAGGAGCTGCGCAAGAAGGTCGACGCCAACCCGGAGATGAAGAAGAAGTACGGCGCGGCGTGGGACGAGATCGCCAAGGCCCAGGTGGAGCTGGCCAACATCCGCAAGGACCTGAGCTTCATGGAGCAGAACCAGGGCCTGTCCTCCAGCCTGTTCGGCATCGCGAAGACGCTGGTGCGCGCCTCCGAAGAGCTCCCCAAGGAGAACGGTCAGCGCCTGCGTGAGTTCAACCAGGCCAACCTGCCCGCGCTCCAGGCGCAGCTGCTCAGCCCGGCGCCCATCTACCCGGAGCTGGAGATCACCCGCCTGACCTTCGGCCTCACGAAGATGCGCGAGGAGCTGGGCTCCAACCACCCGTTCGTGAAGAAGGTCCTGGGCAAGGAGTCCCCGGAGAAGCTGGCGACCCGCCTGGTCAAGGGCTCCAAGCTGTGCGTCATCAAGGACGTGAAGGGCTCCAAGGTGTGTGACGTCTCCGTCCGCAAGGCGCTGTTCGACGGCGGCAAGGCGGCCATCGCGGCCTCCAAGGACCCGATGATCCAGATGGCCCTCCTGGTGGACGCGGACACCCGCGCGGTCCGCAAGAACTACGAGGAGAACGTCGAGGCGGTCATCCGGAAGAACAGCGAGCTGGTGGCCAAGGCGAAGTTCGAGGTCTACGGCACCAACCAGTACCCCGACGCCACGTTCACGCTGCGCCTGTCCTACGGCGCGGTGAAGGGCTACATGGAGGACGGCAAGAAGGTGGAGCCCATCACCCAGATGGCGGGTACCTTCGACCACGCGACGGGCGAGGAGCCCTTCGCGCTGCCCGCGTCCTGGCTGAAGTCGGAGAAGCTGCTCGACGGCTCGACGGCCATGAACATGGTCACCACCAACGACATCATCGGCGGCAACTCCGGCTCGCCCATGATCAACAAGGACGCGGAGGTCGTCGGCCTGGTGTTCGACGGCAACATCCAGTCCCTGGGTGGCGAGTACGGCTTCGACGAGAGCGTCAACCGCACGGTGGCCGTGCACAGCGACGCCATCATCGAGTCGCTGAAGAAGATCTACGGCGCCAACCGCGTCCTCGAGGAGCTGCGCCCGGGGAGCACCCAGGTGCCTCCGGTGAAGACCACCCCGGCGAAGTAG